GAAAGCCTGAGCTCGAAATGGGTGAAGACATGGATGACGGTGCCAGAGGCCTGCCATGCCGCTTCGAAGGGCGCGGCATCAGCCGAAGTCTCGCCGTCGATGCGCGCCGTCCACGCCGTCGTTGGCACCTCGGTCATGCCGCCGAGCAGGCCGCTGTCGATACGCCGCCGCAACAGGATCTCGCCATTACCTGTTACCGCGATGAAGGCCGCGCCATATCTGACCGGCTTCTCCTTCTTCGCCGCCTTGACCGGAAAGAGTTCCGGATCGGAAAGCTTCAGCGCCTCGCAGGCGCCCCGGAACGGACAGAGCGAACAGGCCGGCCGCTTCGGCGTGCAGATCGTCGCGCCGAGATCCATCATCGCCTGGGCGAAATCGCCGGGCCGATCGGCAGGCGTCAACAGCGCCACCTTCTCTCTCATCGCGGGCTTTGCGGCCGGTAGCGGCGTGGCGATCGCATAGAGCCTGGAGATCACCCGCTCGACATTGCCGTCCATGACGGCCGCCTGCCGGTTGAAGGCGATTGCGGCGACGGCGGCTGCCGTATAGTCGCCGATGCCGGGGAGCGATTTGAGGCCGTCTTCGGTATCGGGAAAGATGCCGCCATGCTCTGTCGCCACGGCTTCGGCGCATTTCTTCAGGTTGCGGGCCCGCGCGTAATAGCCAAGCCCCGCCCAGGCGGCCATCACCGCATCGGTCTCCGCCGCGGCCAGATCGGTCACCTGAGGCCAACGCTGCAGAAACTTTTCGAAATAGGGTTTGACCGCCTGCACCGTCGTCTGCTGCAGCATCACCTCGGACAGCCAGACGCGATAGGGATCGGGTTTGACGCCGCGGGCCGCCATGCGGGGCGAAACGCGCCAGGGCAGGTCGCGGTGGTGGCGATCGTACCAGTCGAGCAGGGGCTTGGCTGAGGGCGTGTCGAGTGTGGTGATCGTCATGATTTGCCGCGATGGGGGGAAGTGCCTATACTTGGCGAAGCAATGCCGCGCGATCAAGTCGCCTGTGCGAATTGGCATGCGAATTGGGGGCGTCGCTGAAGGGTTTCGATGAGTTATCCACGTAAAGGTGCAAAGCAGATTTCCGAGCTGGCGAACGGGCTGATCGATCCCGTGCTTGCCAGGCGCGCCGGCATCAACACGGCTCTGCTCGGCTCGTGGAGTGAAATTGCCGGCGAGGATTTCGCCGATTGCACCCGGCCGGAAAAGATCGCCTGGGCCCGCGGCGGCGATGAGACCGGCGGCTTCCGCCCCGGCGTGCTGACCATTGCCTGCGAAGGCGCGCGTGCGCTCTTCCTCACCCATGCCCAGGGCGAACTCATCCAGCGCATCAACAGCTTCTTCGGCTTTGCCGCCGTCCACCAGATCCGCATCGTACAGAAGCCGGTCTCACCAGCCATCCGCCGCTCCCGCACCCCGCCGCCGCTGAAGGGCGAAGCCGCCCGCAAGCTCGAAGGCATGATGGAGGGGATAGAGAACGACAAGCTGCGCCAGGCGATTCAGCGCTTGGGGACCGCGGTGATGGGGAAACGGGGGAATCAACGCTGATCAGCAAAACGCCCTATCTCCGCATGCTTAGTTTTTTGATCGTGCTTCGACAAGCTCGCGGGTAACAGCGAATTCCATCGAGACAGAGCTATAAGGCTCGCACTGTGTGATCGCATCAGCGATCAACGGGGCTGCGGTTTTTTCCCATTCGGATGGTGGAGTGCGGAAGTTGATGGATAAAAAGTCGGCAGATCCATTCTTGATTAGCGCCACAATCAGGAAGCTATAAGCACTCGGCGCGTCCGCAGGCAGCTTTAGACATCTACGCATCTGATTGAAAACAATACTACCGCTGTCTTCAGCGGCGAGCACGCTCTTGACGTTTATAGCCAATGCGACAGATGTAATAAGAACGCAATAGAGAAAAGTCTTAGTCAACGAATGTGTTCAAATACCCCTCTGAATAATCGTCTGCTATACTTGTACAGCAGACGGGAGAAAAATCATGCTGGTCTTGCAATTGCCCCCTGATATCGAAGCGCGGCTGATTGAGCTTTCGAGGCGTACCGGCCGCAGCAAGAGCTTCTATGCGCGGCAAGCCATCTTCGCGCATCTCGACGACCTCGAGGATGTCTATCTTTCCGAAAGACGCCTGGAAGAGCTTCGTCAGGGCGAGAGCGATACCGTGCCGCTGGCCGAGCTGTTGGCGCGTCATGGCTTGGACAACTGAGTTTCATCGAGCAGCCGATATGAGGTGGGCCGCCGCCCCGATGTAATCCCGCAATTTTTGATCTATCGTCTTCCCACGGTCACAATTCTTTGAAGGAAGTTGGTGAACCGTGCCTTGTGAGTGGCCGCCAGCCGTTATATCGCACAGTCATGCCGTCAATCTCATTATCTATGGGGAATCCATGCAGATGTCCGAAATGCAACTGACGAAACGCCGCCTGCTCAGCGGTATCGCCATCGCCGCCGCTGCCGTAGCGCTTGTCGCCTGCAACGACAGCAAGGACGCTGCCGATGCTTCGTCCTCCGGCAAGACCATGGCTGATGGCACCAATGTCGACACCATGCAGACGGCAGCTACCTCGGCGACCGAAATGCCGGAGTCCGACGGCGATGTCGACATGGCTGAGGTGCTGAAGCCCGGCGTGCTGCCGGAGATGGCGCTCGGCAAGGCCGATGCCCCGGTCAAGATCGTCGAATATATGTCGATGACCTGCCCGCATTGCGCCCATTTCCACAACACCGTCTTCGACACGATCAAGCAGAAATATGTCGACAGCGGCAAGGTGCAGTTCATCATCCGCGAATTCCCCTTCGACCCGCGCGCCGCCGCCGCCTTCATGCTCGCCCGCTGCAATTCTTCCAATCCGGAACAGTTGAGCACGCCGGAACAGTATTTCCCGATGGTTTCGATGCTCTTCAAGCAGCAGCAGGTCTGGGCCGCCGCCGATGATGGCCGCGCCGCATTGCTGCAGATGTCGAAGCTTGCCGGATTTACTGAGGATAGCTTCACGAAATGCTTGACGAACCAGAAGCTTCTGGATGAAGTGAACGCCACGCGGGAAAGAGGTTCCAAGGATTTCGGCGTCAACGCCACCCCGACTTTCCTGATCAATGGCAAGCGCTACTCTGGAGACATGCCGGTTGACACTTTGTCGAAGCTCATCGACAGCCTGCTCTGAACCGGATCGTTTCGATAGAACGGGCGACGGCGAAAGCCGCGCGCCCGTTTTTTTGTGGCTGCGTGGGGAATACCCCCCTCTGTCCTGCCGGACATCTCCCCCACAAGGGGGGAGATCAGCTGAGGGGAATGTCTCGGCTTTCATGACTGCCCTGCGGAAGCGCTCCCTTGTTTGGGGAAGCCCTAACTACTTGCCGATCTCCCCCCTTGTGGGGGAGATGCCCGGCAGGGCAGAGGGGGGTGCCACGTCCTCTGAGCGCCCCGGAGATACTGCCTGCTCCGAACGGCGCCGCGGAGCGGCTGCATGAAGTTCAACAAGCTGCGCCTGGTCGGCTTCAAATCCTTCGTCGAGCCGACGGAATTCATCATCGAGCGCGGGCTGACCGGCGTCGTCGGGCCGAATGGCTGCGGCAAGTCGAACCTCGTCGAGGCGCTGCGCTGGGTGATGGGCGAAAATTCCTACAAGAACATGCGCGCCTCCGGCATGGACGACGTGATCTTTTCGGGCTCGGGAAACCGCCCGGCGCGCAATACCGCGGAAGTGGCGCTCTATCTCGACAATGGCGAACGCACCGCGCCTGCCGCCTTCAACGACAGCGACGAGATCCAGGTCACCCGCCGCATCGAGCGTGAACAGGGCTCGCTCTATCGCATCAACGGCAAGGAAAGCCGCGCCAAGGACGTGCAGCTGCTGTTTGCCGATGCCTCCACCGGCGCGCGGTCACCGTCGATGGTCGGGCAGGGGCGTATCGGCGAGCTGATCCAGGCCAAGCCGCAGGCCCGCCGCCAGTTGCTCGAAGAGGCGGCCGGCATTTCAGGCCTGCATTCCCGCCGCCACGAGGCTGAACTGCGGCTGCGCGCCGCCGAAGGCAATCTCGAGCGTCTCGACGACGTCACCTCGCAGCTCGAAAGCCAGATCGAGAGCCTGAAGCGTCAGGCCCGCCAGGCAAACCGCTTCAAGACGCTGTCTGCCGATATCCGCGCCCGTGAGGCGATGCTGCTGCATATCCGTTGGGTGCAGGCCAAGGAAGCCGAGGCCGAGGCCGACAGCGCCTTGAACCAGGCGACCTCCGTCGTCGCCGAAAAGGCGCAGATGCAGATGGAGGCGGCGAAGAACCAGGCTATCGCCAGCCTGAAGTTGCCGGAACTGCGCGAGGGCGAGGCGCGTGCGGCTGCCGCCCTGCAGCGCCTGCAGATCGCCAGAAGCCAGCTGGAGGAAGATGCCGGGCGCATCCTGCGCCGCCGCGACGAGCTGACCCGCCGTCTCGCCCAGCTTGGCGAGGATATTAGCCGCGAGCAGCGGTTGGTGGCCGACAATGCCGTCATTCTGGCGAGGCTCGATGCCGAAGAGGCGGAGATTTCAGAAATCCTCGCCGATTCCGGCCGTTATGCCGAGGAAACCCGCGAGGCCTTCGAGGGCGCTGCGGCAAAACTGGCCGATAGCGAGCGCATCTTTACCCAGCTGACGGCCGAGCGCGCCGAGGCGGCTGCCGGCCGCAACCAGCTGGAACGCGCCATCCGCGATCTGACGGATCGGCGGATGCGCCTTGAACGGCAGATGGACGAGGCAAACCAGGAACTGTCAGCCATCGGCGAGAAGATATCAGGCCTGCCCGATCCCGACGAAAAACGCGCCATCGTCGAAGCCGGCGAGATCGCCGTCGCCGATGCGGAGGCCGCGGTCCAGGCGGTCGATCAGGCGTTGGCCGGCGCTCGCCAGACCGAGGCGCTGTCGCGCGCGCCGGTCGAGCAGGCCCGCTCCAGCCTGAATGCACTGGAGACCGAGGCCCGCACCATTTCCCGCATGCTTGCTGCCGGTGCTGCGGCCGGCAAATTTCCGCCGGTTGCCGACGAGCTGAAGGTCGATCGCGGCTTCGAAACCGCACTCGGTGCTGCCCTCGGCGATGATCTGGAATCGCCGCTCGATGCCGAGGCGCCGGCCCATTGGTCAGACAATGGCGATGGTGCTGCCGATCCGGCGCTTCCATCCGGTGTTGCGCCGCTGCTTGCCCATGTCCGCGCGCCGGCGGCACTCACCCGCCGCCTGCGCCAGATCGGCCTGGTGGCGGAAGGCGATGCCGAGCGGCTGATGGCGGCGCTGAAGCCCGGCCAGCGGTTGGTGACGAAGGAGGGCGCGGTCTATCGCTGGGACGGCCATGTCACCGGTGCCGATGCCCCGAGTGCGGCGGCACTGCGCCTTGCCCAGAAGAACCGCCTGGCCGAGCTTGAAGGCGAAGCGGCCCTTGCCCGCGACGTGCTTGCCGAAGCCGAAGAGCGGCAGGCAGCCGCTGCCGAAGCGATCCGCGCCGAGGAGCGCCGTCTTGCCGAGGCGCGCGACATGAGCCGCCTGTCGGCGCGTCATTTGGCCGAAGCGCGCGACGCTCTCGTTGCCGCCGAGCGTGCTTCCGGCGATCTGATCCGCCGCCGCGATGTCGTCAGCGAGGCCGCCAGCCAGCTGCGCGCGCAGCTGGAGGAAATCGCCATCCAGGAAGAGAATGCCCGCATCGAGCTGGAGGACGCGCCCGATCTGACTGCGATCGACGAGCGGCTGCGGTTCCAGCAGGCGGAAGTTGCGACCGATCGCGGCGCGCTGGCCGAAAACCGCGCCCGCCATGAAAGCCTGGCGAGGGAAAACGAGGCCCGCCAGCGCCGCATCATGGCGATCGGCCAGGAGCGCGACACCTGGCGCCAGCGGGCGGCAAGTGCTGAAGATCACGTCGCGACACTGCGCGAACGTGAGGAAGAGGCGCGCGACGAGGCCGCCGAGCTCGAACTGGCGCCGGATGAATTCGACGACAAGCGCCGCGCTTTGCTCAGCGAATTGCAGAAGGCCGAGGAGGCGCGCCGCCAGGCGAGCGACCTTCTGGCCGAGGCCGAACGCATCCAGCGCGAAGCCGACCAGAAGGCAACGACGGCGCTGTCGGAACTTGCCGAATGCCGTGAGCGCCGCGGCCGCGCCGAGGAGCGCCTGGTTTCGGCCCGCGAGAAGCGGCAGGAAAGCGAAGGCCGCATCCGCGAGGTCCTGAACGTCGCGCCGCATGAGGCGATGCAGCTGACCGGCCGCCCGACCATGCAGGCGCTTCCCGATCCGCGCGAAGTCGAGCGCGAGCTGGAACGCCTGAGGATCGAGCGCGAGCGGCTGGGCGCCGTCAACCTGCGCGCCGACGAGGAACAGAAGGAACTGAGCGAGAAGCTCGAAGCGTTGATCAAGGAGCGCGACGACGTCATCGATGCGATCCGCAAGCTGCGCGGCGCCATACAGAGCCTCAACCGCGAGGGCCGCGAGCGTCTGATCGCCGCCTTCGACATCGTCAACGCCCAGTTCCAGCGGCTGTTCACCCATCTTTTCGGCGGCGGCACCGCCGAGCTGCAGCTGATCGAATCCGACGATCCGCTGGAAGCCGGCCTCGAAATCCTCGCCCGGCCGCCCGGCAAGAAGCCGCAGACGATGACGCTGCTCTCCGGCGGCGAACAGGCGCTGACGGCAATGGCGCTGATCTTCGCAGTCTTCCTCACCAATCCGGCGCCGATCTGCGTGCTCGACGAAGTGGACGCGCCGCTCGACGACCACAATGTCGAGCGCTACTGCAACCTGATGGATGAAATGGCGGCCTCCACCGAAACCCGCTTCGTCATCATCACCCACAACCCGATCACCATGGCCCGCATGAACCGCCTGTTCGGCGTCACCATGGCCGAGCAGGGCGTCTCCCAGCTCGTCTCCGTCGACCTGCAAATGGCCGAGCGCCTGCGCGAGATTGCCTGAGGTTTTCGACGAACGCGTTTTTTGCGTCGGGGAGGGTTGATTTTCACTGGACATCCCGGCGCAGGAGATTGGCGAGAGCAGCCCCTCATCCGGCTGCCGCCACCTCTGCCTGGGGCGAGCCACGTGTCTCGCCCCGTCCTTCGGACCCCCGTAAACGGGGCGAAGGGACATTGCCGCGCTCTGTTCCCTCCGCCCTTTCGCAGGCATGTCCCCTCTCCCCGTCAGAACGGGGTCCGGAGGACGGGTCGAGACGAGTGGCTTGACCCCGGCAAGGTTAGGGTGAGGGGCAGCCACTAGCGCCAACCGGACAGCAGTGGGCTTGACCCGAGCATCCACGTCGACGCTGAGCGCAGACGCAATTTCAGCAAAGCCATGGCGCGGTTTCGCGCCTAGAAATTGCGTAAAATCAAAGGTCAAGCAATAAACACCAAAAAAGGTCGGCTCTCTTGCCGTCTGTACCCCATTTGGGTGATGCTCTTTTCGCTGACTTGCATTAGAAGTTGTTTCAACGCAACCTAATTACTCTGCTCGAAAACGGGCGATCAACGGTTGCGCATTGTCGAATTTGCGTGCGGTTTTCCGGGCGAGGGCAAGAACCGGAAACCGAGAGCAAATCTTGGGACGTAGCGATCTATTTTCCAGGAATTGCGTAAGACGAGGTCAGAGCGGTTCTGTTTTGAGAAAAAGCTGAGCCGTTTTTGGGTTGAGGGACCCCCCGTCCGGTTTTCCTGGCCGGACGGAAACAAGGCTTTGCGGGACATTGTTGCAGTCCCGCAAAGCTTTTTTTGTGCCTTCCTTTATGTTCGGGCATCTTTCAATCGTTTCGACGCCGGCTACGGCGAAGATTTATTGTGCAGCGCAACATTCTGCCGCATTTGTCGATTTTCATTTCAACACCAACGGATTAAGCTGATCTTGATTTGGTGTTGGGGGGAAGATGACCAAGTGGGTCTATAGGTTCGGCGACGGGCAGGCTGAGGGCCGGGCGCGCGATCACGAGATTCTGGGCGGCAAGGGCGCCAATCTCGCGGAAATGTGCGCGCTCGGACTTCCGGTGCCGCCGGGGCTGACGATCGTCAGCGACGCCTGCAACACCTATTACAAGAACGACCGCCACATCGAGAATGCGGTGAAGGCCGAGGTGCGCTCCGGCATATCGGCGATCGAGGCAATCACCGGCCGCCATTTCGGCTCTGTCAGCCAGCCGCTGCTCTTATCGGTGCGCTCCGGCGCCCGCGTCTCCATGCCTGGCATGATGGACACGGTGCTCAATCTCGGCCTTAACGACGAGACGGTGCAGGCGCTCGGCCATGATGCC
The Rhizobium leguminosarum DNA segment above includes these coding regions:
- the mutY gene encoding A/G-specific adenine glycosylase, with the translated sequence MTITTLDTPSAKPLLDWYDRHHRDLPWRVSPRMAARGVKPDPYRVWLSEVMLQQTTVQAVKPYFEKFLQRWPQVTDLAAAETDAVMAAWAGLGYYARARNLKKCAEAVATEHGGIFPDTEDGLKSLPGIGDYTAAAVAAIAFNRQAAVMDGNVERVISRLYAIATPLPAAKPAMREKVALLTPADRPGDFAQAMMDLGATICTPKRPACSLCPFRGACEALKLSDPELFPVKAAKKEKPVRYGAAFIAVTGNGEILLRRRIDSGLLGGMTEVPTTAWTARIDGETSADAAPFEAAWQASGTVIHVFTHFELRLSIYRAAIAANVAMDDGANDGWWEPVTNLEAQALPTIMKKAIAAAIPLAFKTSKG
- a CDS encoding DUF721 domain-containing protein — encoded protein: MSYPRKGAKQISELANGLIDPVLARRAGINTALLGSWSEIAGEDFADCTRPEKIAWARGGDETGGFRPGVLTIACEGARALFLTHAQGELIQRINSFFGFAAVHQIRIVQKPVSPAIRRSRTPPPLKGEAARKLEGMMEGIENDKLRQAIQRLGTAVMGKRGNQR
- the relB gene encoding TraY domain-containing protein, translating into MLVLQLPPDIEARLIELSRRTGRSKSFYARQAIFAHLDDLEDVYLSERRLEELRQGESDTVPLAELLARHGLDN
- a CDS encoding DsbA family protein, with the translated sequence MSEMQLTKRRLLSGIAIAAAAVALVACNDSKDAADASSSGKTMADGTNVDTMQTAATSATEMPESDGDVDMAEVLKPGVLPEMALGKADAPVKIVEYMSMTCPHCAHFHNTVFDTIKQKYVDSGKVQFIIREFPFDPRAAAAFMLARCNSSNPEQLSTPEQYFPMVSMLFKQQQVWAAADDGRAALLQMSKLAGFTEDSFTKCLTNQKLLDEVNATRERGSKDFGVNATPTFLINGKRYSGDMPVDTLSKLIDSLL
- a CDS encoding chromosome segregation SMC family protein, with amino-acid sequence MKFNKLRLVGFKSFVEPTEFIIERGLTGVVGPNGCGKSNLVEALRWVMGENSYKNMRASGMDDVIFSGSGNRPARNTAEVALYLDNGERTAPAAFNDSDEIQVTRRIEREQGSLYRINGKESRAKDVQLLFADASTGARSPSMVGQGRIGELIQAKPQARRQLLEEAAGISGLHSRRHEAELRLRAAEGNLERLDDVTSQLESQIESLKRQARQANRFKTLSADIRAREAMLLHIRWVQAKEAEAEADSALNQATSVVAEKAQMQMEAAKNQAIASLKLPELREGEARAAAALQRLQIARSQLEEDAGRILRRRDELTRRLAQLGEDISREQRLVADNAVILARLDAEEAEISEILADSGRYAEETREAFEGAAAKLADSERIFTQLTAERAEAAAGRNQLERAIRDLTDRRMRLERQMDEANQELSAIGEKISGLPDPDEKRAIVEAGEIAVADAEAAVQAVDQALAGARQTEALSRAPVEQARSSLNALETEARTISRMLAAGAAAGKFPPVADELKVDRGFETALGAALGDDLESPLDAEAPAHWSDNGDGAADPALPSGVAPLLAHVRAPAALTRRLRQIGLVAEGDAERLMAALKPGQRLVTKEGAVYRWDGHVTGADAPSAAALRLAQKNRLAELEGEAALARDVLAEAEERQAAAAEAIRAEERRLAEARDMSRLSARHLAEARDALVAAERASGDLIRRRDVVSEAASQLRAQLEEIAIQEENARIELEDAPDLTAIDERLRFQQAEVATDRGALAENRARHESLARENEARQRRIMAIGQERDTWRQRAASAEDHVATLREREEEARDEAAELELAPDEFDDKRRALLSELQKAEEARRQASDLLAEAERIQREADQKATTALSELAECRERRGRAEERLVSAREKRQESEGRIREVLNVAPHEAMQLTGRPTMQALPDPREVERELERLRIERERLGAVNLRADEEQKELSEKLEALIKERDDVIDAIRKLRGAIQSLNREGRERLIAAFDIVNAQFQRLFTHLFGGGTAELQLIESDDPLEAGLEILARPPGKKPQTMTLLSGGEQALTAMALIFAVFLTNPAPICVLDEVDAPLDDHNVERYCNLMDEMAASTETRFVIITHNPITMARMNRLFGVTMAEQGVSQLVSVDLQMAERLREIA